A DNA window from Melanotaenia boesemani isolate fMelBoe1 chromosome 6, fMelBoe1.pri, whole genome shotgun sequence contains the following coding sequences:
- the LOC121641047 gene encoding hemicentin-1-like isoform X1, giving the protein MIIKYENTTKKREKKLHNEGRDRKGKRARVVHTEEMRQHDKTLRMFFVIWVVLLFKMRSISPNSDGQQTTEPELHPEDYSSSEPGEVTGNTTENPGQTSTFIPSSKHENATVTCEANCPNNLTVEEAASHNATDVKRFERLSNTITQEVNRNFTNAKQPEITGKTTVTESGALNLTCTVDAYLPSVKSWATHLMNRTFINETGISTLVIHNVSAEHSGLYICTAKYLNNTLTHDLNVTVIYAKQPEITGNTNISEVLNLTCTVDSFPPSVITWTRFVKNKTQFNETESEAGASTLVIHNVTVEHSGQYICTAKYVNNTLTQDMNVTQINWKRPEITGKRDVTEGNVLNLTCTADSWPPSYITWSKLGFNFTLNNGTGAASLVIYNVTADDSGQYICSANRPNKILTQDVNVTVKLLPKILNNSRCEAESDVLTCVCVSQGIPLPTIKWPLLDNHTEYSYNTAVSNHTVTNTITLTVKDHSRSSAVCVSSNGNGETKKELIINKVKKEGQSIISLSSVTQPGIIISFLIGVLLSAVVFGLVKLCCSKNRKKRKTYGNLVEAQEMVTSQHKSQINNSEAVEYAKVQTKRTAEEAEAAGSSDVEYSDVNVLLSERRILGKAEQKQGNSAPEYAEINKLKKRKKSKEFGDRKEEEGLKCCEEDKGSDDGAVYSNVMGLMEQV; this is encoded by the exons ACGGACAGCAGACCACTGAGCCTGAACTCCATCCTGAGGATTACTCTAGCAGTGAACCAGGAGAGGTCACAGGAAACACCACAGAGAATCCAGGACAAACCTCAACTTTTATCCCTTCATCCAAACATGAAAATGCTACAGTTACATGTGAAGCCAACTGCCCAAATAACCTGACTGTAGAGGAAGCAGCATCTCACAATGCAACTG acGTGAAGAGATTTGAGCGTCTGAGTAACACCATTACACAAGAAGTAAACAGAAACTTTACAA atgcaaagcAACCTGAGATCACCGGAAAGACAACAGTCACTGAGAGTGGTGCTCTGAATCTGACCTGCACTGTTGATGCTTATCTTCCATCTGTGAAATCCTGGGCTACACATCTCATGAACAGAACCTTCATAAACGAAACTGGAATATCCACTCTCGTCATTCACAACGTGTCAGCAGAGCACTCTGGACTGTACATCTGTACAGCAAAATATCTCAACAACACCCTGACACATGACCTGAATGTAACTGTGATAT atgcaaagcAACCAGAGATCACTGGAAACACGAACATCAGTGAGGTTCTGAATCTGACCTGCACTGTTGATAGTTTTCCTCCATCTGTGATCACATGGACTAGATTTGTTAAgaacaaaacacagtttaatgAAACTGAATCTGAAGCTGGAGCATCCACTCTTGTCATCCACAACGTGACGGTAGAGCACTCAGGACAGTACATCTGTACAGCAAAATATGTCAACAACACCCTGACGCAAGACATGAATGTAACTCAGATAA ACTGGAAGAGGCCTGAAATCACTGGCAAGAGAGATGTTACAGAAGGAAATGTCCTCAATCTAACCTGCACCGCTGACAGCTGGCCTCCATCTTATATCACCTGGAGTAAACTGGGATTTAACTTCACCTTGAACAACGGCACCGGAGCAGCCTCACTGGTCATCTATAATGTAACAGCAGATGACTCTGGACAGTACATCTGCTCAGCCAACCGTCCGAATAAAATCCTGACACAAGATGTGAATGTAACTGTGAAAT TGCTGCCAAAGATCCTCAATAACTCTAGATGTGAGGCCGAGTCAGATGTcctgacctgtgtgtgtgtcagtcagGGGATTCCTTTGCCCACCATTAAATGGCCGCTTTTGGACAACCACACTGAGTACTCGTACAACACTGCTGTGTCGAACCACACAGTCACAAACACCATCACTCTGACGGTGAAAGACCACAGCAGATCTTCAGCTGTGTGCGTCAGCAGCAATGGAAACGGAGAAACTAAAAAGGAACTCATaataaacaaagttaaaaaagaag GTCAGTCCATCATATCTTTAAGCAGTGTTACTCAGCCAGGaatcatcatttcatttttgatCGGCGTGCTGCTTTCAGCAGTGGTTTTCGGTTTGGTCAAGCTGTGCTGCAG TAAAA ACAGGAAAAAACGGAAGACTTATGGAAATCTGGTGGAGGCACAGGAGATGGTGACAAGTCAACACAAATCACAG ATTAATAATAGTGAAGCAGTGGAATATGCCAAAGTCCAGACCAAAAGGACAGCTGAAGAAGCTGAGGCAGCAGGAAGCTCGGATGTAGAGTACTCTGATGTTAATGTGTTGCTGTCTGAAAGACGGATTCTAGGTAAAGCAGAACAGAAACAAGGCAACTCAGCCCCAGAGTATGCTGAAAttaacaagctaaaaaaaaggaaaaagtcaaaGGAATTTGGAGACCGCAAAGAGGAGGAGGGGCTAAAATGCTGTGAAGAAGACAAGGGAAGCGATGATGGAGCAGTCTATTCCAATGTGATGGGACTAATGGAACAGGTTTAA
- the LOC121641047 gene encoding hemicentin-1-like isoform X2 has translation MIIKYENTTKKREKKLHNEGRDRKGKRARVVHTEEMRQHDKTLRMFFVIWVVLLFKMRSISPNSDGQQTTEPELHPEDYSSSEPGEVTGNTTENPGQTSTFIPSSKHENATVTCEANCPNNLTVEEAASHNATDVKRFERLSNTITQEVNRNFTNAKQPEITGKTTVTESGALNLTCTVDAYLPSVKSWATHLMNRTFINETGISTLVIHNVSAEHSGLYICTAKYLNNTLTHDLNVTVIYAKQPEITGNTNISEVLNLTCTVDSFPPSVITWTRFVKNKTQFNETESEAGASTLVIHNVTVEHSGQYICTAKYVNNTLTQDMNVTQINWKRPEITGKRDVTEGNVLNLTCTADSWPPSYITWSKLGFNFTLNNGTGAASLVIYNVTADDSGQYICSANRPNKILTQDVNVTVKLLPKILNNSRCEAESDVLTCVCVSQGIPLPTIKWPLLDNHTEYSYNTAVSNHTVTNTITLTVKDHSRSSAVCVSSNGNGETKKELIINKVKKEGQSIISLSSVTQPGIIISFLIGVLLSAVVFGLVKLCCRKKRKTYGNLVEAQEMVTSQHKSQINNSEAVEYAKVQTKRTAEEAEAAGSSDVEYSDVNVLLSERRILGKAEQKQGNSAPEYAEINKLKKRKKSKEFGDRKEEEGLKCCEEDKGSDDGAVYSNVMGLMEQV, from the exons ACGGACAGCAGACCACTGAGCCTGAACTCCATCCTGAGGATTACTCTAGCAGTGAACCAGGAGAGGTCACAGGAAACACCACAGAGAATCCAGGACAAACCTCAACTTTTATCCCTTCATCCAAACATGAAAATGCTACAGTTACATGTGAAGCCAACTGCCCAAATAACCTGACTGTAGAGGAAGCAGCATCTCACAATGCAACTG acGTGAAGAGATTTGAGCGTCTGAGTAACACCATTACACAAGAAGTAAACAGAAACTTTACAA atgcaaagcAACCTGAGATCACCGGAAAGACAACAGTCACTGAGAGTGGTGCTCTGAATCTGACCTGCACTGTTGATGCTTATCTTCCATCTGTGAAATCCTGGGCTACACATCTCATGAACAGAACCTTCATAAACGAAACTGGAATATCCACTCTCGTCATTCACAACGTGTCAGCAGAGCACTCTGGACTGTACATCTGTACAGCAAAATATCTCAACAACACCCTGACACATGACCTGAATGTAACTGTGATAT atgcaaagcAACCAGAGATCACTGGAAACACGAACATCAGTGAGGTTCTGAATCTGACCTGCACTGTTGATAGTTTTCCTCCATCTGTGATCACATGGACTAGATTTGTTAAgaacaaaacacagtttaatgAAACTGAATCTGAAGCTGGAGCATCCACTCTTGTCATCCACAACGTGACGGTAGAGCACTCAGGACAGTACATCTGTACAGCAAAATATGTCAACAACACCCTGACGCAAGACATGAATGTAACTCAGATAA ACTGGAAGAGGCCTGAAATCACTGGCAAGAGAGATGTTACAGAAGGAAATGTCCTCAATCTAACCTGCACCGCTGACAGCTGGCCTCCATCTTATATCACCTGGAGTAAACTGGGATTTAACTTCACCTTGAACAACGGCACCGGAGCAGCCTCACTGGTCATCTATAATGTAACAGCAGATGACTCTGGACAGTACATCTGCTCAGCCAACCGTCCGAATAAAATCCTGACACAAGATGTGAATGTAACTGTGAAAT TGCTGCCAAAGATCCTCAATAACTCTAGATGTGAGGCCGAGTCAGATGTcctgacctgtgtgtgtgtcagtcagGGGATTCCTTTGCCCACCATTAAATGGCCGCTTTTGGACAACCACACTGAGTACTCGTACAACACTGCTGTGTCGAACCACACAGTCACAAACACCATCACTCTGACGGTGAAAGACCACAGCAGATCTTCAGCTGTGTGCGTCAGCAGCAATGGAAACGGAGAAACTAAAAAGGAACTCATaataaacaaagttaaaaaagaag GTCAGTCCATCATATCTTTAAGCAGTGTTACTCAGCCAGGaatcatcatttcatttttgatCGGCGTGCTGCTTTCAGCAGTGGTTTTCGGTTTGGTCAAGCTGTGCTGCAG GAAAAAACGGAAGACTTATGGAAATCTGGTGGAGGCACAGGAGATGGTGACAAGTCAACACAAATCACAG ATTAATAATAGTGAAGCAGTGGAATATGCCAAAGTCCAGACCAAAAGGACAGCTGAAGAAGCTGAGGCAGCAGGAAGCTCGGATGTAGAGTACTCTGATGTTAATGTGTTGCTGTCTGAAAGACGGATTCTAGGTAAAGCAGAACAGAAACAAGGCAACTCAGCCCCAGAGTATGCTGAAAttaacaagctaaaaaaaaggaaaaagtcaaaGGAATTTGGAGACCGCAAAGAGGAGGAGGGGCTAAAATGCTGTGAAGAAGACAAGGGAAGCGATGATGGAGCAGTCTATTCCAATGTGATGGGACTAATGGAACAGGTTTAA
- the LOC121641047 gene encoding hemicentin-1-like isoform X3, producing the protein MFFVIWVVLLFKMRSISPNSDGQQTTEPELHPEDYSSSEPGEVTGNTTENPGQTSTFIPSSKHENATVTCEANCPNNLTVEEAASHNATDVKRFERLSNTITQEVNRNFTNAKQPEITGKTTVTESGALNLTCTVDAYLPSVKSWATHLMNRTFINETGISTLVIHNVSAEHSGLYICTAKYLNNTLTHDLNVTVIYAKQPEITGNTNISEVLNLTCTVDSFPPSVITWTRFVKNKTQFNETESEAGASTLVIHNVTVEHSGQYICTAKYVNNTLTQDMNVTQINWKRPEITGKRDVTEGNVLNLTCTADSWPPSYITWSKLGFNFTLNNGTGAASLVIYNVTADDSGQYICSANRPNKILTQDVNVTVKLLPKILNNSRCEAESDVLTCVCVSQGIPLPTIKWPLLDNHTEYSYNTAVSNHTVTNTITLTVKDHSRSSAVCVSSNGNGETKKELIINKVKKEGQSIISLSSVTQPGIIISFLIGVLLSAVVFGLVKLCCSKNRKKRKTYGNLVEAQEMVTSQHKSQINNSEAVEYAKVQTKRTAEEAEAAGSSDVEYSDVNVLLSERRILGKAEQKQGNSAPEYAEINKLKKRKKSKEFGDRKEEEGLKCCEEDKGSDDGAVYSNVMGLMEQV; encoded by the exons ACGGACAGCAGACCACTGAGCCTGAACTCCATCCTGAGGATTACTCTAGCAGTGAACCAGGAGAGGTCACAGGAAACACCACAGAGAATCCAGGACAAACCTCAACTTTTATCCCTTCATCCAAACATGAAAATGCTACAGTTACATGTGAAGCCAACTGCCCAAATAACCTGACTGTAGAGGAAGCAGCATCTCACAATGCAACTG acGTGAAGAGATTTGAGCGTCTGAGTAACACCATTACACAAGAAGTAAACAGAAACTTTACAA atgcaaagcAACCTGAGATCACCGGAAAGACAACAGTCACTGAGAGTGGTGCTCTGAATCTGACCTGCACTGTTGATGCTTATCTTCCATCTGTGAAATCCTGGGCTACACATCTCATGAACAGAACCTTCATAAACGAAACTGGAATATCCACTCTCGTCATTCACAACGTGTCAGCAGAGCACTCTGGACTGTACATCTGTACAGCAAAATATCTCAACAACACCCTGACACATGACCTGAATGTAACTGTGATAT atgcaaagcAACCAGAGATCACTGGAAACACGAACATCAGTGAGGTTCTGAATCTGACCTGCACTGTTGATAGTTTTCCTCCATCTGTGATCACATGGACTAGATTTGTTAAgaacaaaacacagtttaatgAAACTGAATCTGAAGCTGGAGCATCCACTCTTGTCATCCACAACGTGACGGTAGAGCACTCAGGACAGTACATCTGTACAGCAAAATATGTCAACAACACCCTGACGCAAGACATGAATGTAACTCAGATAA ACTGGAAGAGGCCTGAAATCACTGGCAAGAGAGATGTTACAGAAGGAAATGTCCTCAATCTAACCTGCACCGCTGACAGCTGGCCTCCATCTTATATCACCTGGAGTAAACTGGGATTTAACTTCACCTTGAACAACGGCACCGGAGCAGCCTCACTGGTCATCTATAATGTAACAGCAGATGACTCTGGACAGTACATCTGCTCAGCCAACCGTCCGAATAAAATCCTGACACAAGATGTGAATGTAACTGTGAAAT TGCTGCCAAAGATCCTCAATAACTCTAGATGTGAGGCCGAGTCAGATGTcctgacctgtgtgtgtgtcagtcagGGGATTCCTTTGCCCACCATTAAATGGCCGCTTTTGGACAACCACACTGAGTACTCGTACAACACTGCTGTGTCGAACCACACAGTCACAAACACCATCACTCTGACGGTGAAAGACCACAGCAGATCTTCAGCTGTGTGCGTCAGCAGCAATGGAAACGGAGAAACTAAAAAGGAACTCATaataaacaaagttaaaaaagaag GTCAGTCCATCATATCTTTAAGCAGTGTTACTCAGCCAGGaatcatcatttcatttttgatCGGCGTGCTGCTTTCAGCAGTGGTTTTCGGTTTGGTCAAGCTGTGCTGCAG TAAAA ACAGGAAAAAACGGAAGACTTATGGAAATCTGGTGGAGGCACAGGAGATGGTGACAAGTCAACACAAATCACAG ATTAATAATAGTGAAGCAGTGGAATATGCCAAAGTCCAGACCAAAAGGACAGCTGAAGAAGCTGAGGCAGCAGGAAGCTCGGATGTAGAGTACTCTGATGTTAATGTGTTGCTGTCTGAAAGACGGATTCTAGGTAAAGCAGAACAGAAACAAGGCAACTCAGCCCCAGAGTATGCTGAAAttaacaagctaaaaaaaaggaaaaagtcaaaGGAATTTGGAGACCGCAAAGAGGAGGAGGGGCTAAAATGCTGTGAAGAAGACAAGGGAAGCGATGATGGAGCAGTCTATTCCAATGTGATGGGACTAATGGAACAGGTTTAA
- the irgq2 gene encoding immunity-related GTPase family, q2, with protein MADVFRSLNLLETLKESIESNKLSDVRDAVEDLLISRINLAVVGDRGNEKASFMNSLRGLGPDDEGAAPCPSPAAAEEVAGYPNPKYPDFRLWDLPPVPTTSSFEPEEYMNKFKFLRYNAVFMTFTQTLQPNSVQVYLEALSLQRQTVYFLLLASVKDTDKTLEERKKASLEELKSQGVKQPKVYLIRPSTLEKLDFPGLLEDMGRDLPEIRAHALFLALPTITSALVTQKKDSFKAIIWAAASLSGGVSAIPVPLVASMVDSSVAVRILLKAQLSLCLDDESIERLARQRSMEPAKLKELRTCVLSVEVTKGEVKKRLAIAEKDLATVSSKLLQMAMPRHARSAGRSFTAMLQALNSAIDEMAADAENIVAAALGEGK; from the coding sequence ATGGCCGATGTCTTCAGAAGTCTAAACCTCCTTGAGACCCTCAAAGAGTCAATAGAGAGCAATAAGTTATCAGATGTCAGAGATGCTGTGGAAGATCTCCTCATCAGCAGGATCAACTTAGCTGTGGTGGGGGACCGTGGAAATGAAAAAGCCTCCTTCATGAACTCTCTTCGTGGCCTCGGGCCCGATGATGAGggtgcagctccttgtccatcCCCTGCTGCTGCAGAAGAAGTGGCCGGCTACCCTAACCCTAAATACCCGGACTTCCGCCTCTGGGATCTACCACCTGTCCCAACAACATCTTCATTTGAGCCAGAGgaatacatgaataaatttaaGTTCCTTCGCTACAATGCTGTCTTTATGACATTCACACAGACACTCCAACCCAACAGCGTGCAGGTTTATTTGGAGGCTCTTTCCCTTCAGCGACAAACTGTGTACTTTCTGCTTTTGGCTTCTGTAAAAGACACAGATAAGACCCTTGAGGAAAGGAAGAAAGCCAGTTTGGAAGAGTTGAAATCACAGGGTGTGAAACAGCCCAAGGTCTACCTTATCAGACCCTCCACACTGGAGAAACTTGACTTCCCTGGCCTCTTGGAGGACATGGGTAGAGACCTTCCAGAGATCCGAGCTCACGCCCTTTTCTTGGCTTTACCAACAATCACTTCAGCACTGGTCACCCAGAAAAAGGACTCATTCAAAGCAATCATATGGGCTGCTGCCTCACTGTCTGGTGGGGTGTCAGCTATTCCTGTACCCCTTGTTGCATCCATGGTGGACTCAAGCGTAGCAGTGCGAATTCTGTTGAAAGCACAACTATCTCTGTGTCTGGATGATGAATCGATTGAACGACTGGCCCGACAGCGAAGCATGGAACCTGCAAAACTGAAAGAGCTGCGGACTTGTGTGCTATCAGTAGAGGTCACTAAAGGAGAAGTTAAGAAACGACTGGCGATAGCAGAGAAGGACTTGGCCACAGTTTCATCCAAGCTGCTACAAATGGCAATGCCTAGACATGCACGTTCAGCTGGCCGCTCCTTCACTGCGATGCTGCAAGCCTTAAACAGTGCTATTGATGAAATGGCTGCTGATGCTGAGAACATTGTAGCTGCTGCTCTTGGAGAGGGGAAATGA